From the Helicoverpa armigera isolate CAAS_96S chromosome 16, ASM3070526v1, whole genome shotgun sequence genome, one window contains:
- the LOC135117940 gene encoding collagenase-like — MKLLAVTVLALAAVASARNINQEDVIDLDDITAYGYHTKVGIPLAEEIRIAELKASRNPSRIVGGSSASLGQFPYQAGLVINLPLGQSACGGSLLNQRRVLTAAHCWFDGINQATSLTVVLGSITFFSGGTRLFTNNVVMHGSWTPSLIRNDIAIINLPSNVASSGNIAPIALPSGNELNNQFAGFTATASGFGRTVDGGSVSPTLNHVNLPVITNSVCSVSFPFILQSSNICTSGANGRGTCQGDSGGPLVVTSNNRRILIGVTSFGSGRGCQVGAPSAFARVTSYISWINQRL; from the exons ATGAAACTCTTAGCTGTGACGGTATTGGCTCTGGCGGCGGTGGCGTCCGCGAGGAACATCAACCAGGAGGATGTCATCGATCTTGACGACATCACCGCCTACGGGTACCACACTAAAGTTGGTATCCCTCTGGCCGAAGAGATTCGCATAGCCGAGTTGAAAGCTTCCCGTAACCCATCCAGAATTGTCGGCGGATCCTCTGCTAGCCTCGGACAATTCCCGTACCAG GCTGGTCTTGTCATTAATTTACCTCTCGGTCAGAGCGCTTGCGGTGGTTCTTTGCTCAACCAGAGGAGGGTGCTCACTGCCGCTCACTGCTGGTTTGATGGCATCAACCAAGCAACTAGTTTGACAGTCGTACTCGGCTCCATCACCTTTTTCAGCGGTGGTACCAGACTTTTCACCAATAACGTCGTCATGCACGGCAGCTGGACCCCTAGCCTGATCCGTAACGATATTGCCATCATCAACTTGCCATCGAACGTTGCTTCTTCTG GCAACATCGCCCCAATCGCGCTGCCCTCTGGTAATGAGCTCAACAACCAGTTTGCCGGATTCACCGCCACTGCGTCTGGTTTCGGTCGCACTGTTGACg GTGGAAGCGTCAGCCCAACCTTGAACCACGTCAACTTGCCTGTGATTACGAACAGCGTATGCAGTGTGTCCTTCCCCTTCATCCTCCAGTCTTCAAACATTTGCACCAGCGGCGCCAACGGCAGAGGCACTTGCCAGGGTGACTCCGGCGGCCCTCTTGTCGTAACCAGCAACAACAGACGCATCttg atTGGTGTTACCTCATTCGGATCCGGCCGTGGTTGTCAAGTCGGAGCACCTTCTGCCTTCGCTAGAGTCACCTCATACATCAGCTGGATCAACCAACGTCTTTAA
- the LOC126055378 gene encoding transmembrane protease serine 3, with protein sequence MKFFDMKLLIVTVLALTVVSARHITLEDVIELENNSAYNYLNKIAVPLAEQLRKAEEEGIQDPSRIVGGQLASLGQFPYQAGLLLHLPGFSTPPFCGGILVNNRRILTAAHNLVDAVSSVTQITVVLGSTTIFTGGTRLTTNSFVLHENYNAATIRNDVAMINLRSAVSTSSIIAPIALPSGSQLNENFVGVTAVASGFGRTSDSGGVVANQRLSFVNVPVISNADCRSTFGGSLQDSNICTSGAGGRNICTGDSGGPLAVIRNNRPLLARILFLYINIDITDFILLSSDNMKFSALTLLCLVAAACARHITLEDVIDFEQRTAYGYIGRVGIPLAEKIRKAEEEAQRNPSRIIGGSHAILGQFPYQVGLITEVPMGMSVASAVLVSPTRVLTAAHNLADAVAVVTRINVVLGSVTLFSGGTRVVSSDFVLHENYIAATIRNDVAMINLPSAVTTSSILAPIALPTGEQLNEDFAGDIAIASGYGKIADVGFPSENLLYVDLPVISNDDCAQVFGSFVQPSNVCTSGAGNKGICTGDSGGPLAVVRNNSPLLIGITSFGAGSCESGFPSGYARVTYFMNWINSHL encoded by the exons ATGAAATTCTTTGACATGAAGTTACTGATTGTGACTGTTTTGGCCCTGACAGTAGTCTCAGCGAGGCATATTACTCTTGAAGATGTCATCGAACTAGAAAATAACTCTGCATACaactatttgaataaaatcgCTGTTCCTTTAGCTGAACAGCTCCGTAAGGCTGAAGAAGAAGGCATACAGGATCCATCCAGGATAGTAGGTGGTCAACTTGCCAGTCTGGGGCAATTCCCTTATCAG GCTGGGCTTCTCCTTCATCTTCCGGGCTTTAGTACTCCACCATTTTGTGGAGGTATTCTTGTCAACAATAGACGGATCCTCACTGCTGCTCACAACTTAGTGGACGCCGTATCATCCGTCACACAGATCACTGTTGTACTCGGCTCTACTACTATATTTACTGGGGGTACCAGACTAACCACCAACAGTTTTGTACTACACGAAAATTACAACGCAGCAACTATCAGAAACGATGTGGCTATGATCAACTTACGGTCAGCAGTTTCGACTTCTA GTATAATTGCTCCTATCGCGCTACCTTCTGGATCTCAGCTGAACGAAAATTTCGTTGGTGTTACCGCTGTGGCATCAGGCTTCGGAAGAACTTCTGACA gcGGAGGTGTAGTCGCTAACCAGCGTCTGAGCTTCGTAAACGTGCCAGTGATTTCAAACGCGGACTGTCGCTCCACGTTCGGTGGAAGCTTGCAGGACTCCAACATATGCACGAGTGGTGCTGGCGGTAGGAACATCTGCACCGGTGACTCCGGTGGTCCACTCGCCGTTATCAGGAACAACCGACCTTTGTTGGCACGTATACTTTTCTTATA tataaacatcGATATcacagattttattttacttagcaGTGACAACATGAAGTTCTCGGCATTGACTCTGTTGTGTCTAGTAGCGGCTGCCTGCGCGAGGCATATCACCCTCGAAGATGTCATCGATTTTGAGCAAAGAACAGCGTATGGATACATTGGAAGAGTCGGAATTCCGTTAGCTGAGAAGATCCGCAAAGCTGAGGAGGAAGCTCAACGTAACCCAAGCAGGATCATTGGCGGATCTCACGCTATTCTTGGACAATTCCCATACCAG GTTGGTCTAATAACAGAAGTACCGATGGGTATGTCTGTGGCCAGTGCAGTTCTAGTATCTCCAACGAGAGTACTCACTGCAGCTCACAACTTGGCTGATGCTGTAGCAGTCGTGACGAGGATCAACGTTGTTCTTGGCTCTGTCACGTTATTCAGTGGTGGCACCCGAGTGGTTAGCAGTGACTTTGTTCTCCATGAAAATTACATAGCAGCTACCATCAGAAATGACGTAGCTATGATCAACTTACCTTCTGCCGTCACTACTTCAA GTATCCTCGCTCCAATCGCTCTGCCAACTGGTGAGCAGCTGAATGAAGACTTCGCTGGTGACATAGCTATTGCATCTGGTTATGGCAAAATTGCAGATG TTGGGTTCCCGAGTGAAAATTTGCTCTACGTGGACTTGCCTGTGATCAGCAATGATGATTGCGCTCAGGTCTTCGGCTCGTTCGTCCAACCTTCTAACGTTTGCACCAGCGGCGCTGGTAACAAGGGCATCTGCACTGGTGACTCTGGCGGTCCTCTCGCTGTTGTAAGGAACAACAGCCCACTCTTA ATTGGAATTACTTCATTCGGGGCCGGCAGTTGCGAAAGCGGATTTCCCTCAGGATATGCACGAGTCACTTACTTCATGAACTGGATAAACAGCCACCTGTAA
- the LOC135117938 gene encoding brachyurin-like, with amino-acid sequence MKFSALSLFCLLAVACARHITLEDVIDLEKNTAYGYIDRIGVPLAERVRKAEEEAQRNPSRIAGGSLAFLGQFPYQVGLLVELPNRVSLSSAVLVSPTRVLTAAHNLDDGIVFVTRINVVLGSVTIFTGGTRIVTYNFVLHENWTPSIILNDVAMINLPLAVSTSSILAPIALPSGNQLNENFVGDTAIVSGFGLTPTSGITANHQLSFVDVPVIPNAECAQMFGSTIQPSNVCTSGAGNKGICSGDSGGPLVVVRNNRPLLIGITSFFAACGSNSPSGFARVTYFMNWINNHL; translated from the exons ATGAAGTTCTCGGCATTGTCTCTGTTCTGTCTTCTAGCGGTTGCCTGCGCGAGGCATATCACCCTCGAAGATGTCATCGATTTAGAAAAGAACACCGCGTATGGATACATTGACAGAATCGGGGTTCCGTTGGCTGAAAGAGTACGTAAAGCTGAGGAAGAAGCTCAACGTAATCCCAGCAGAATCGCCGGAGGTTCTCTTGCTTTTCTTGGACAATTCCCATATCAG gtTGGTCTTCTCGTTGAGCTGCCAAATCGCGTCTCTTTGTCGAGTGCTGTTCTAGTATCTCCAACGAGAGTACTTACCGCGGCTCATAACTTGGATGACGGCATTGTATTCGTGACAAGAATTAATGTCGTGCTTGGCTCAGTCACTATTTTCACCGGTGGTACTAGAATTGTTACCTATAACTTCGTTCTGCATGAGAATTGGACACCCTCCATCATTTTAAATGACGTAGCTATGATCAACTTACCATTAGCCGTAAGCACTTCCA GCATCCTCGCTCCTATCGCTCTGCCTTCTGGAAATCAGCTCAATGAAAACTTTGTTGGTGACACAGCAATTGTATCAGGTTTTGGATTAACCCCAACAT CTGGCATAACCGCTAATCACCAGCTGAGCTTCGTGGATGTGCCTGTGATCCCCAATGCTGAGTGTGCTCAGATGTTCGGCTCGACCATCCAACCTTCTAACGTATGCACCAGCGGTGCTGGTAACAAGGGCATCTGCAGTGGTGACTCCGGTGGTCCTCTTGTTGTTGTCAGAAACAACCGTCCACTCTTG ATTGGTATTACTTCGTTTTTTGCAGCGTGTGGAAGCAATAGTCCTTCTGGATTCGCCAGAGTTACTTATTTCATGAACTGGATCAATAACCACCTTTGA
- the LOC110384563 gene encoding brachyurin, giving the protein MKFSALSLLCLVAAACARHITLEDVIDLEKNTAYGYISKIGIPLAEKVRKAEEEAHRNPSRIIGGSHAILGQFPYQVGLLTELPTGTSLSSAVLVSPTRVLTAAHNLNDGIVFVTRINVVLGSITIFTGGTRLVSSDFILHENWTPSIIRNDVAMINLPSAVSISNILAPIALPSGNQLNEDFAGDIAIASGYGLTSDFGGIPANQQLSFVDLPVMTNAECAAVWPTIIHESNVCTSGVGNKNICTGDSGGPLAVVRNNSPLLIGITSFGAFSCESSMPAGFARVTYYMDWINNHL; this is encoded by the exons ATGAAGTTCTCGGCATTGTCTCTGTTGTGTCTAGTAGCGGCTGCCTGTGCGAGGCATATCACCCTCGAAGATGTCATCGATTTAGAAAAGAACACTGCTTATGGATACATCAGCAAAATCGGAATTCCGTTAGCTGAGAAAGTACGTAAAGCTGAGGAGGAAGCTCACCGTAATCCCAGTAGGATCATTGGCGGTTCTCACGCTATTCTCGGACAATTCCCGTACCAG GTTGGTCTTCTCACTGAGCTGCCGACGGGTACTTCGTTGTCCAGTGCAGTTCTAGTGTCTCCAACAAGGGTACTTACAGCGGCTCACAACTTGAACGATGGCATAGTGTTCGTGACAAGAATCAATGTCGTGCTTGGCTCAATCACTATATTCACTGGTGGCACTAGACTAGTCTCATCTGATTTCATTTTACACGAAAATTGGACACCTTCTATCATCAGAAACGATGTAGCTATGATCAACTTACCGTCTGCAGTCAGTATTTCTA ATATCCTCGCTCCAATCGCTTTACCTTCTGGTAATCAACTCAATGAAGATTTCGCTGGAGACATAGCGATTGCATCTGGCTACGGACTTACTTCAGACT TTGGCGGTATCCCTGCTAATCAACAGTTGAGCTTTGTGGACTTGCCTGTGATGACCAACGCTGAGTGTGCTGCTGTCTGGCCCACTATCATCCACGAATCTAACGTATGCACTAGCGGCGTTGGAAACAAGAATATCTGCACCGGTGACTCCGGTGGCCCTCTGGCCGTGGTCAGGAACAATAGCCCACTCTTA ATCGGTATCACTTCATTCGGAGCATTCAGTTGTGAGAGCAGTATGCCCGCTGGTTTTGCCAGAGTCACCTACTATATGGACTGGATCAACAACCATCTCTAA
- the LOC110384492 gene encoding brachyurin encodes MKSFDMKSLVVTILALTVVSARHITLEDVIELENNSAYGYLNKVGVPLAEKLRKAEEEGIRDPSRIVGGQLASLEQFPYQAGLLLHLPGSTPFGGGILVNNRRILTAAHNLADAVSSVTLITVVLGSITIFAGGTRLTANSFVIHENYHAATVRNDVAIINLPSAVGASSVIAPIALPSGSLLNENFVGLTAVASGFGKTSDIGGVVANQRLSFVNVQVISNAACLPTYPLNLQSSNICTSGAGGRNICTGDSGGPLAVSWNNRPLLIGVVSFGSPRGCEAGYPSVYARVTSFMSWIQRYL; translated from the exons ATGAAATCCTTTGACATGAAGTCACTGGTTGTGACCATTTTGGCCCTGACAGTAGTCTCAGCGAGGCATATTACTCTTGAAGATGTCATCGAATTAGAAAATAACTCCGCATACGGCTATCTGAATAAAGTCGGTGTTCCTTTAGCTGAAAAGCTTCGTAAGGCTGAAGAAGAAGGCATACGGGATCCATCCAGGATAGTAGGTGGTCAACTTGCTAGTCTGGAGCAGTTCCCTTATCag GCTGGGCTTCTCCTTCATCTTCCAGGCAGTACTCCGTTTGGCGGAGGCATTCTTGTCAACAACAGACGAATCCTAACTGCTGCTCACAACTTAGCCGACGCCGTGTCATCCGTCACACTAATCACAGTCGTGCTCGGCTCCATTACTATATTTGCTGGAGGCACTAGACTGACCGCCAATAGCTTCGTAATACACGAAAATTACCACGCAGCAACTGTCAGAAACGATGTGGCTATTATCAACTTACCTTCAGCCGTTGGCGCTTCTA GTGTAATCGCTCCTATCGCCCTGCCTTCTGGATCTCTATTGAATGAAAATTTCGTCGGTCTTACCGCTGTGGCATCAGGCTTTGGAAAAACGTCTGAca tCGGAGGTGTCGTCGCTAATCAGCGTCTGAGCTTCGTGAACGTGCAAGTGATTTCAAACGCGGCCTGTCTCCCCACGTATCCTTTGAACTTGCAATCCTCCAACATATGCACGAGCGGTGCTGGTGGTAGGAACATCTGCACTGGTGACTCCGGTGGTCCACTCGCTGTCTCCTGGAACAACAGACCTCTATTG ATTGGTGTTGTTTCATTTGGAAGCCCGCGAGGTTGTGAGGCAGGTTATCCGTCAGTTTACGCAAGAGTTACATCGTTCATGAGCTGGATTCAAAGATACCTTTGa